Genomic segment of Geotrypetes seraphini chromosome 4, aGeoSer1.1, whole genome shotgun sequence:
tatttgccttctttgccgctgccgcgcattgtgccctTGAGCCATGGCCACTTGTTTAATGTGCCACAACTGGAAATAGTTTGTAAGACATTGCTCTAGATAGAAATATTGGCAACAGGGGTGTGTAAGCTAACGgctttctgtttggaaaatctggaaccctagacccacccccatccccgcccagttccacccctgatctgccccagccctgcccccactgcctgctctcgtcgggcaggagggtatccgcgcatgtgtggatgccctcctgcctgacggtGATttattccaagcttttcaaaacccggacaaagtgccgggttttgaaaagccatccggcccCTGGACATGACCTCCGGGGAAATCCGGCCATCAGGTAACCCTATATATAGGAAACTTACTAAACCATAATAGTGCTATAAATTGACCCTAGAGCACCAATATAGCTGTTTCTGAGAAACTGGAACAAGACAGATTGTTACAGACATTGCATACTTACAGAATCCTTCACCTCATTCACAGATGCCTAACATAATTCTTATCTGATACAGAATAAGAGGAGACAAAAACTGATACCATTCTCTGAATGtcatgcaacaccacaaaaatagaaaaatccaTATCCTTCTGTACAGTGCAAAAATAAAgccaacagatataaattctcagcaCTGATAGAATTCAattactaaactgaaaataaaatcattccttcctttgttgtctggtgatttttatttttccaatcatcttgttttctgtctctctctgcttccctcttcACTTTGTTTCCAAGGACTCCTGTTCATTTGCTATTTTTCTTACCTCTATTCTTCTTCACTTCTTGCCCTATACATCTATTTTTGGCACTCATCTTTCATGTTCAGTTTTCTATCATTCTGCCACCTCAAGGCTAGCTGGTTTTCCATCTCCCTTCCTGTGTAACATgtcctcccctttccctttccttcctcttcaATGCAATGTCTCTCCTGTTCCCTTTTTGCCCCCTTCCGTTCATGTGCAATAGGTCTCCCCTCTTTCAATCTCCTTCCCTTTCTATGTAGATTGGATCCCCTGTTCTCTtcatgtgcagcatttcccccttcccttcatatggaacatttctccctctttccttcccttcttatGCAACATGTCTCCCCTTTACATTTCCCTTCCATTCCTGTATAATATGTTACATAGCaacagaagggaagagagacaaCATGTCTCCCTTTTCTCTTCATATACAACATGTCTCCCCTTTATtctccccctgtttttccttcCCTTCGTGTGCAGCTTCATGTTTGTAAACTTgaagtggggatgggggtggggggaagaaacTGGATCAGCAGGATGAAGAGAAAGGTAGGGAGGCAATGCTAGAATATATTGATGCTGGTTGGTGTAACAGAAGGGTGGCAGTTTTTTGGATGTCACTTACCACTCTGTAGCTACACCTATGCATAAGCACCTTTTGTGGTCTTTATAACAGACCTAAAATAGGCACTTTCTGGAACTTTCCATGTgggtgccctgttataaaattaccccagtcACGTGACCAAAATGAACTTAGTCTGAGCATAGGAAAGAATGCAGGTACACTACTGATTTTCTGGCAGTGGATGGTCCAGCACCTCCTTTAGTCTGGAGGCAAGCAGCATCTGCAACCTGCTGCTCAAGGAAGCCTCGGCTCGCCCTCTGACATGACTTCCtagtcctgtgaccaggaagtaacATTAAAGGGACAGCAAAGGCTGACATGATCAGCAGGCTGCAGATGCTACTTGCTGCCAGAGAAGATTTAAGAGTTATGGGGGGAGGCAGAGATGTGCTGGGGTTAGAATGTGTTCTGAAGGTGGCCACCATTGGGTCGGCAAAATGGTTAATCTGGCAAGAGTTTGGAACCAGAAGTGCTGGAAAATCAGAGGTGTACCTGTAGTAGATTTTTGTCATCATATGGTTAATGGTAGAGAGAGAGTTCTTTTTCAGTGCTGTCCTGAAGGCTATGCAAGTGGTGCAGTTCCACAGGGCATAAGGGAGGCAGGGGGCCCAAAAGTTGCTCTCCTTGGCTTGCCTCTCTTCTTTGGCAGCAGCACAGTGGGTGGTGTGGGAGTGCTAGTGGGCATGTCACACAGGGCACAATTCTTGCTTGGAACACTCTTTCTCAGTGTTCATAGTTTTGGACTGAATGCTGTTATGCTGCCAATCATAGCTAACCTGTGTGGTTTATGTGCTAAACTGAACACATACTGTGAAGAATTATTGATAATATAATGTTTTTTTCATATAGCGTTTCCTTCTGTTTTGTTCCCAGCGAAAAGTTGTTTACAACCTTCCTGcctcctcatcttctcttcatatCATTCAGGGCCTGGCAAGAAGATGTGCCCCATGCATCAGTCTGAATAATCTGGACAGTTCCAATGTGTCTAGAGATGTCATCAAATACATTTCATTCTACCTGGGACCTCACCTGGAAAGCTTATCCCTGCGTGGCAGTTGTTTGACTGACTCTTCTTTCATAGCTCTCATCCAGAACTGTCCCAACCTGCACTCACTGGATCTGAGTGGCTGCAATAGTTTCTTCATGTCAGGGACCCTGCTCTCTAAACAAGATAATGTCCTTAAAGTTCGAGAGGCTCTGAACAACCTTCGAGAGCTGAACCTTTCTGGTATTCGCTATCTGTCTGATCTTATCTTCAACCGACTGATAAGCTGTACTCCCAGACTAGAGAAACTCTTGCTGGCTCGCTGCCACATCACCTTTGAATTTGATCCCTATCGAGGCTCTAGAAACTACAATTCATCCTCAGTGCTATCTTTCCGGAACATCCTGACATTTCTCAAGGAAAGAGTAAACTGCATGAAAGCTTTGGATTTAAGTTCCACTGGGGTTACTACAGAGGCAGTCCGATCTTTGGTACAAGTAGAGCAGTTGAATCTGAGGGAGCTGGCTCTTCAGAACTGCAAAGACCTCTCCTCTGAAGCAGTCAGTATCCTCTGCAAATGGCAGCCCAATCTGACCAGCCTCAACCTTAGTGGCTGCTCTGAACTGTCAGATAGTGCAGTGTTGGCTGTATCAAGCCATCTCCAAAGCCTCCAGCACCTGTACCTTGCAAAGGTCAGAAGGCTGACAGATATTGGTCTCAGGGGAATTGCAGACCTCAAAGAGTTACAGAGTCTGGATATGTCTGAGTGCAGCCTGCTGAATGGCAGTGAGCTGGTGAAGGGCTTGTCTTCTTCACATCTTCATCCCAAACTCCAATCTCTCAGTTTTGCATCCTGTTGCTTGCTTAAAGTAAGTTTCCATGCCATTATTGACTCATCTGATCAAACCTGGTAAATTTCTGTTATTTAATATGTCATCTCCATTCATACATATTATTTAGGGGTTTTATTCTTAgatgtttataaattgtatttatcccaggacaagcaggcagcatattctcacgcatgggtgacgtcatccatggagccctgatgcggacagctGCACAAGCATTCTtgtttgaagaactttagaaagttcacgactgaCCACACTGTGCATgtatgagtgccttcccgcctgacgcagGGCGCGCGTCTCATCAGTTTTCGTTTTTCCACAGAGCTAAGAAGTCGGCTTTTCTAATGCTCTTCGATTTAATAGATTTGCCTTCCCACTCATGTATATATTTTCTTTCTAattctgtttatttcttttagtATTGTTatttcgttaaaaaaaaaaatccaaacctaCGAGTTTTTATTTCCCTCATGAACTTCCTGACGGTGAAGCCTCTTTACACTGCCTCAGCCTCGGATTAAATTTGGGCTGTGGCGGTTTCCTTGTCAATGTCTGTCTTTTTGGGGGGGTGTCTTCACCTGACTTCAAGAACATCAGAGGACTATGTCGCAAGTCAATATGGCATTGAGTTCATTCGTGCTGACTTTACTCTTTGGGCGCGACACTTCAAGTACCAGCGAGCAGGCCTCATAGGTACTAGTATAGGTGCCAATTTTGATGGTGCTGATGTTCATGCACTGATGTCCATGCACCGATGTCCATGATGCCGAGGGCTATATACTGATGTCCATAGTGCTGAGACCCATACATAGATGTCCAGGCTGCCGATGCCCATGCTGCACATGTTCATGCTATCGAGGTCCATGCATCAATGCGCTGATGTTTACTGAGGGTATTGATGGTGTCAAGGgtacccaaaacaaacaaaacaataatTACAATCACATGATGCATGAGTTCCATTTTCATGCTGCTTTCTCATTTTTAATACCATAAGGGATTCTTATGGATGCACACCCTGTACTGTTGATAGATCTATATTGGGAATATGCACTGAGGAGCTTATAGATTGTATTCAGCCACTGGGTGGAGTCTTGTTCACGATGTGACATGCTGCAAAAGAGATCTCTGAATCGCCGGGCAATCCAACAAACtacacactatggggctcattttcaaagcatgtaGACTTACAAAGTTCTACAGGACTATgaaactttgtaagtctaagtgctttgaaaatacacCTCCATGGATCCTATTCCAATCGACTCATTGCCATTGGTTTCAGCTTCCACATCGACTAAACGTACATTGTTGGCCAAGTCATTGTCTTCTGGGAAGATATCGACATCGCCACACCAGATTCCAGATTTACCAAAAAAAGTACATGGAGATGTTAGCACTTAATCATCCTCTTCAGGAATTGCTTCAGCTACCCATACAGGGCATTCTTTCATAACTGGGTTCTAGACTCAATTTTACAGTACCTTCTTGAGGATACAAACATGGACATATAGCAGAGCCTCCCTccagggcaggggtctcaaagtccctccttgagggccacaatccagtcgggttttcaggatttccccaatgaatatgcatgagatctatgtgcatgcactgctttcaatgcatattcattggggaaatcctgaaatcccgactggattgcggccctcaaggagggactttgagatccctgctccagggtatggtcaaatatattttattgagcaagcaAGAGCACAACATAGTAACACAAAATACAGAAACAGCTCAAAAGTTTTGAAAAGTCCCCAAAAGaaccacccccccaaacccccctccccaccaaaccacccctgggtcctccttcgaAACACAAATTAACAAAGAATTTGAATAACAAATTATGCAAAAAAGGCACAAAAGGGAAGTACAAACAAagcatcaattaagtatccggctacgagccagaggggtcaaagtattccagaaaggttcccaagtggtctggaaaagaCGACCTTGTCGAGAAGCCAAGTCAGTCACATCCCTTCGCTCCCACATCAAAAGAGCgatcatgcggctcctccaaagggaatagtccggagcctcagcttcaagccatttcagcaggatgcatttcaaggcaatcaggatagaccacttgaggaaagctgcaactcccttggaacgtggaaagtagtgaggaacagtcccaaataaaagcaaaggggaaCTGCGAACAGTAACATGCCAAATAGACTCCACAAAAGCAAATATAGCAGTCCAAAAAAGGTGTATCTgaggacaagtccagaacatgtggCCTAAGCTGGCTTCCGGAGCCTGACAACGAAGACAGGCTGCATGGGGACGGAAGTGAGCCAAATAAGCCCTTTCAGGAGaaatatataaacgaaaaatcaatttaaaatgttgctcccaaaaggtagtgtATTTACGAAAAGCAGGCAGTCGCCGGACAGCCTGAAGGAGGATATCAGAAGgcaaatcaacagcaagatcaccagaccaagcatctcgcagcttagaatggtcaaacaaagggcattcatccttCAAGTGGCGGTGATGAAACGTGAGAGGGACCGGTTGTTGAGAACCAAGGGTAAAGGCCGTGGACAAAGTCTCATGACAAGCGGCCTTCAAGGagctagaaggtaaggaagagatgtaatgatggatttgcatgtaagcaaaatagtcagaagcagggagatcaaattcAGCTCGCAACTGAGCAAAAGATTTAGTGACGCCTTCATCATTAACCAAATGAAATAGataatgaatgccccttgttccccaccgagcaaagctcggcccatcaatcccaggtaaGAAAGAACCATTGAAACgaataggaaggaagggagatacaGAATGAGAAAGagtgtgaaatttacagacccaacgccaaaccttccgTAAGGGTCGATGTAAAACTTTCATAGAAAGAGACTCAGGTTCTGAAGAAGGAACAGAATGAAGATAGGCACTGAAATGAGTGGAAGAAAAACAGGAAAGTTCCAGAGCTGAGGTAGTAAATGCCGAAGTACCCCTAAAGAGATCATtaatatgcctcattccacaaccaaCAGTCAAATAACGGAGATTCAATAATCCCAAGCCACCCCTAtaccagggagtcgccgcccGCTTATAAGGCAAGCGAGGCCTCTTCCCTGcccaaagaaatttctggaccagaCGTTCCAATCGGCGCTCGTCACGAAacgtcaaataaaggggaaggacctgaaaaacataaagccaacaggggaCCAGAAGCATGTTGTACAGGTGTACTCGACCCAAAAGTGAGAAAGGAAGAGACTCCCAAAGGTGCAACCTATTTTGTAACGTTTGAAACAACGGGGTTACATTCAGCCGGTACAAACTAGATAAATCAAGCGGAATATTAACCCCCAAGTACCGCAAAGAAGAATCTGCCCAACGAAGAGGGAAAACACCCCGCCACGAAGTACGTAAATCTGgtggaaaaggtaaggccaaAGATTTATCGAAGTTAAGAGACAGCCCTGAATAAAACCCAAATTCAGAGATGAGATCCAGAGCCGCCGGGAGAGAATCTTCAGGTCGGGTAAGAATTAGAAACATATCATCCGCGTACGCCAGAGTCTTAAGTTCGAAGTCACCGACCGAGAGACCTCGGACCTCCGCGAACCCCCGAAGAGTGCATAGCAAcggttccaaagaaagaagaaacaaaagaggggagagagggcatCCCTGTCGGGTTCCACGAAGAATAGGGAAAGAGTCAGTACAAGTCCCATTAACAAGCAATGATGCCAAGGGATTGGAATATAGGGAACGCACAGCGTCTAGAAAGAACCCCCCGAGCCCCACATACTCCAAGGTACGAAATAAGAAGGACCAGTGAatgctatcaaacgccttagaaGCATCCAAGCTAACAAACAAGGTCGGAATCTGGAAAGATTGACACTGGGCAAGAGCAAGAAGTACCTTGCGGACATTATGGACCGACTGTCGGCCCCGAACAAAACCTACCTGATCCTCATGGATAAGCTGAGGtaaatgaggagcaagacgatcagccaacatACGAGCAAAAAGTTTAAGATCTACATTGATCAATGAAATGGGACGATATGACTCCGGCAAATCAGCAGGCTTACCAGGCTTCAAGAGTAAGGTAATAAGGGCCTCATTTGCAAAACGTGGAAAAGAACCACGGGCCGTAGCTGCATCAAAATACGCCAATAAAGGTCCATAAAGTGTAGGAGAAAGAAGCCGATAGAAATCACCCGagaacccatccgggcccggagccCGATCAGAGCGGAGCGATTTAATAGCAGACTCCAATTCAACCGCCCTAAACGGACTATTAAGAGAGGCAATCGCATCCGCGGACAAACGAGGCAACCCAGAAGAGTGAAGATAATCCGATATCATATCCAAAGAAGCATCTTCCGGAGCTTCATATAACCGACTAAAGAAATCAAATAAGACCCCAGAAATCTCAGAAGTCCGAGACACCACACCTCCGCCCTGGGTACGCATAGATAAAATCGGCTTCCTGCCAGTCGTAGCGTTAACCAAACGAGCCATAAGACGGCCGGGTTTGTTACCGTAACGAAGGAAACGATGCTGATAAAAGGCTTTACATTTTTGGGAACGAGAATGGAGAAGGGAGTTCAGGGCCACCTGAGTAGACAAATAGCAGTCTCGAGTCTCCGGAGAAGGGTGGAGAGAAAAGGACCGCTTTGCCAGACGTAAAGCCCGTTCCAGAGTGACGATCCCCTGATTGATACGCCTATGACGAGCACAGAGAAAAGAAATGATATGGCCTCGAATCAccgtcttcccagcctcccaaaacaagatAGGATCATCCATGTGGGAAGCATTATTAGTCGAATAATCGTCCCATTGAGTCTGCAAAAAAGCACGAAATTCCTCATCCTTAGCAAGGTAAAAGGGAAACCGCCAGGACGGTGCGCGGAGGTACGCAGGATCCAAGACAACATCAACCCAAATCGGGGCATGATCCGAGATAGACAGAGGGCCAAGCTCCGCCGAGTGAACAGAAGGAAACATAGAGgaagacaagaaaatataatCGAGACGGGACCAAGTACCATGGGCACGAGAGAGATGGGTATAGTCACGAACCTCGGGGTGTAGAAGACGCCACGGGTCTACAATCGAAAGTGAGTCACAGAAATCAGAAAGGAGATGACTCTTAGAACCCAAAGAAGAAGCAGAAGAGCTAGACTTATCCTGATCGGGATGCATCaccaagttaaaatctcccaaaagaaGCAGCGGGTCATCAGGGAAGCGAGAACGAAGCTGAAGCAATCGCTGTAAAAAGGCTGATTCACCAGAATTAGGGCCATATACCACTAAGAAAAGATAAGAACGACCTCCCAAAGTAAGGCGAAGAAGCAAGAAGCGACCGTCAGACGACTTATCAAGAACCTGGACACCTATTGGCGAAGACTTACGGACCAGCACTGCTATGCCCCCATGACGACCCGAAGAGGAAGCAaaaaacacctcccccacccaggatCGACGTAACTTAAGATGTTCTGCATCAGTCAATCTAGTTTCCTGTAGACAAGCAATGTCAGACCAGTAGCGTTGTAGAGCAACAAGTATTTTGGATCTCTTGACAGGCGACgtgatccccccaacattccaagaggcaattctaaaaggggtactcatagctgaaaagcaggaaggaagCAATGCCAGAGAAGGAAAATCAGGTGAAAACTACCCCAAgggcccagcctcccccagagcAGTAGAAATCGCCAAAAGTAGAGATAACAAAGAACAATAATGAAACATTGCAAACTTAAGGAGAAATTATAtagaaggaggaccccccaccccccaaaacccaccccaCCCATTCCCAATCCGCCCATCCCAACCCCCCtcatcccccccaaccccctcccaccccccagaaacaaaccccccaaaaacccaatCAGAAGGAAAACCCCGTCCCACATCGTGGAACAGAGATGGAGGCACAGATGTAGTCAGGGCCCCAAATCCCTCAGCCCCACACTCACCACAAACACGCAAAATACCTCGTCCATACAGCACACCCCCCAGGAGATGTCAAAGGGGAGTGAAGCTAATAAGCAAACTAACCCTAAACACAGAAAGTAACATTGCCCAATATCCAGTGGACCTGACATAGCCACCAAAGGACCCTGGAAAGGAACATGGAAGTAAAGCAGATATAATATTAGCAGCCCCACCAGAACCGAGGATTGAAACCAACAATCACCCACACACAACCACACCAGTACTCCCCCCAACACTCACTCCCATACGCACACACATCCAGTCCATACCCCAAAGGAGAACTCAACCCCCCAAACATACTCCAACCCACCCACATGAGacaaaccccagtaccatacagGACAAGAGCGCCACCCAGAGGCACAACATCCATTCAACCCCAAGTACACCTACAACCAACTAAGGCCACCAATACTGTAAGCAACAATATCCAGAACAGAAACTGGAAAATGAAAACTGCAAAACCCAATATGCAACAAGAATAACAGAGTGTAGATAATACATGAAATGCAATAGGAATAGGCCACATTGCAGCCCAAACAGTGAGTGAGATGTAACGGGTAACAGAGTCCAGAAGGCTAAAGATCCAAAGAAGAATCAAGCCATAGTAAAACTCAAAAGGTTAGCAATGGGGAAACAAATTAAACCGCTCTTGTAAAGGAGAACAGCTCCCCACACCAGCTCTGTCCCAAGACTCAGGTAGCCGAAGAGGGTCCCGCTTCACCCGGTAGGGAATCCAGGTAGATCTGGGCATCCTCAGCCGTCGAATACAGGCGCCAGCCAGATGTAGTCCAAACCTTCAGTTGCGCCGGATAAAGTAGCTGGAACCGCTGTTTCTTATCAAAAAGGGCAGAGCACACCCGGGAGAAGCGCCGTCGACGTTCTTGGAGGGCAGGGGAGTAGTCCTGGAACAGACGTACCGGGATTCCTTCATAGGAGAGAGTATTACGCTTTTGCCGGTACTGCCGCATAAGTTCAGACTTCACCGCCGAATTGTGGACTTTGAAAATGGTGACTCGAGCTCGGTCACGATCATCCATGCGCCGGCCCAGGCGGTGAGCGTGGTCAAGCTTCAAGGGCCCAACCCCCGCTGGAAGCGGCAACTCCCGCTGGAGCCAGGACTCCACAAGGGAAAGAAGGCGAGAGTCAGGAACTGATTCGGGCAAGCCAATCAGTCGGATATTATCCCTCCTCGAGCGGTTTTCCAGATCTTCGATCTTCTCCGCTTGTCGTTGGAGCTGAGTGCGCAGAGCCGCCAGATCCGCCGCCGAGGAGGAGCACGTGTCTTCAACCCCCGACACGCGGCTCTCCAGGTCTCCCGTCCGCCGAGTCGTTTCCCCCAAAAGAGATTCCAGAGAGGTGAGCTGGCTGGAGAGGAGGTCGAATCGAGAGTCCAGCGCCCGCACCACTGATGCCGACAACGCCGCAATATGGGCCTCAGACAGGGGAAGCGCGGAACCCAAGTCTCCCGCCGCCATCTTGGGCTCGGGTCGCGCCGATCTGGTCTCCCTGTCTTTCCCCGCACGGCTCGATTTCGCGCTCATTACCGGGCTGGGCGTCTGCAAGAAACGGTCCATTAACCTCCTCAAAGGCTCAGAGCAGGGCTAGGGCTGGCCAAAACGGAGCGGAGCGGTGCAGAGGGATTCAGGGCCCCGGAGCACGAGTGAGGCACGTCTCACCCCGCTcaacacatcacgtgactcccctGCTCCAGGGTATAACCTGTCAGATGAACTTCTGCTTCTTCATCACTGTCTTCCTGCATAGTTTAGCAGAGCCTCCCATCGGTTTACATCCTGTTGCTTCACTTTTTCCAATTGTACGCCATAGTAGAAGCGGTTGTTTTTTTCTACAGTCTTATAAATCAAGAAAGAAGATGTCCAAATCTAAACATCTTCTTCTGCACGCTCTGCTAAAAGGAACCGTTTTGAACCATCCGTTCCTTCCACGCCACAACACTTTGATTGTCTGAGTCCATGATTGAGGACTCAGACATTCATTTTCCATATGCTTCACCTTCTTTCTTAGTGGCAGAGGGTTCCCATCCTCATTCCACCTCTCACAATCTTTTTTATCTGAATTGGTTTCTTTCACTTGAATTCTGCACCAGATAAGTAAGTACGTTAACATTGCTCAGAAATCCGATTCCAAGTACACTAAAGAATACCTGGAGGACTTAGAACTTATCCTCCTAAGGACTTACTTTAACTGCTCATGCATGGCATCCTTCAACATGACCATCATCTAACATTTGTTCTTCAGTTGGACCTCTGTTCGACATGATTCGGCGAAAGCTGCCAAAGGTGGAAAGCTTTCAGTTAGTGTTTCCACCAATTTTTTATAACCCTGCCACAGATATTGCTATCATACAGGATCAATTGGGTTGTTGTAGTCAAACTCCGCTGTATTACCAATGTTAGCCTTTGTTTTTTCCTACAGGCATTCCTTTACCTCAATGCTTTTTCTCCTCTATCCTTCCTCCTGTTTCTCATAGCCcggaggtttggga
This window contains:
- the LRRC29 gene encoding leucine-rich repeat-containing protein 29 isoform X2; translated protein: MMGSQELPLEIISHILSFLPLSDWKEASLVNRTWYFASQDTHLQRKVVYNLPASSSSLHIIQGLARRCAPCISLNNLDSSNVSRDVIKYISFYLGPHLESLSLRGSCLTDSSFIALIQNCPNLHSLDLSGCNSFFMSGTLLSKQDNVLKVREALNNLRELNLSGIRYLSDLIFNRLISCTPRLEKLLLARCHITFEFDPYRGSRNYNSSSVLSFRNILTFLKERVNCMKALDLSSTGVTTEAVRSLVQVEQLNLRELALQNCKDLSSEAVSILCKWQPNLTSLNLSGCSELSDSAVLAVSSHLQSLQHLYLAKVRRLTDIGLRGIADLKELQSLDMSECSLLNGSELVKGLSSSHLHPKLQSLSFASCCLLKDISVVSLAGSLGAYLRILDLSSCMTLTDISIQAISTHLNRLTILRLAWCKELTDWGLLGIMNPDKELNPNTEKDNGPAFSRNFGNMGFFTPPQYLDEKPRLLTDSDLVKSREKPSPSLKSLQCLQELDLTACSKLTDISITQVSEDHWC
- the LRRC29 gene encoding leucine-rich repeat-containing protein 29 isoform X1, with the protein product MMGSQELPLEIISHILSFLPLSDWKEASLVNRTWYFASQDTHLQRKVVYNLPASSSSLHIIQGLARRCAPCISLNNLDSSNVSRDVIKYISFYLGPHLESLSLRGSCLTDSSFIALIQNCPNLHSLDLSGCNSFFMSGTLLSKQDNVLKVREALNNLRELNLSGIRYLSDLIFNRLISCTPRLEKLLLARCHITFEFDPYRGSRNYNSSSVLSFRNILTFLKERVNCMKALDLSSTGVTTEAVRSLVQVEQLNLRELALQNCKDLSSEAVSILCKWQPNLTSLNLSGCSELSDSAVLAVSSHLQSLQHLYLAKVRRLTDIGLRGIADLKELQSLDMSECSLLNGSELVKGLSSSHLHPKLQSLSFASCCLLKDISVVSLAGSLGAYLRILDLSSCMTLTDISIQAISTHLNRLTILRLAWCKELTDWGLLGIMNPDKELNPNTEKDNGPAFSRNFGNMGFFTPPQYLDEKPRLLTDSDLVKSREKPSPSLKSLQCLQELDLTACSKLTDISITQVIHFPELKQLSLSLLGEISNCSLVALAMSCHCLEQLSLSHCTNLTDEGFSAAAHFLKRLQHLHLAGCNRLTDRCLKIIGAECKQLRSLDVSMCNNISMASINLLQSQLPMLTHIQTRFLGGADLSFTL